In one Lolium rigidum isolate FL_2022 chromosome 3, APGP_CSIRO_Lrig_0.1, whole genome shotgun sequence genomic region, the following are encoded:
- the LOC124703240 gene encoding photosystem II protein D1-like: MTAILERRESTSLWGRFCNWITSTENRLYIGWFGLLMIPTLLTAISVFIIAFIAAPPVDIDGIREPVSGSLLYGNNIISGAIIPTSAAIGLQFYPIWEAASVDEWLYNGGPYELIVLHFLLGVACYMGREWELSFRLGMRPWIAVAYSAPVAAATAVFLIYPIDQGSFSDGMPLGISGTFNFMIVFQAEHNILMHPFHMLGVAGVFGGSLFSAMHGSLITSSLIRETTENESANEGYKFGQEEETYNIVAAHGYFGQLIFQYASFNNSRSLHFFLAA; the protein is encoded by the coding sequence ATGACTGCAATTTTAGAGAGACGCGAAAGTACAAGCCTGTGGGGTCGCTTCTGCAACTGGATAACTAGCACTGAAAACCGTCTTTACATCGGATGGTTCGGTCTTTTGATGATCCCTACTTTATTGACCGCAATTTCTGTATTTATTATCGCCTTCATCGCTGCCCCTCCAGTAGATATTGATGGTATTCGTGAGCCTGTTTCTGGTTCTTTACTTTATGGAAATAATATTATCTCTGGTGCTATTATTCCTACTTCGGCGGCGATCGGATTGCAGTTTTACCCAATTTGGGAAGCTGCATCTGTTGATGAGTGGTTATACAATGGTGGTCCTTATGAGCTAATTGTTCTACACTTCTTACTTGGTGTAGCTTGTTATATGGGTCGTGAGTGGGAACTTAGTTTCCGTTTGGGTATGCGTCCTTGGATTGCTGTTGCATACTCAGCTCCGGTTGCGGCTGCTACTGCTGTTTTCTTGATTTACCCTATTGATCAAGGAAGCTTCTCTGATGGTATGCCTTTAGGAATATCTGGTACTTTCAACTTTATGATTGTATTCCAGGCAGAGCACAACATCCTTATGCATCCATTCCACATGTTAGGTGTAGCTGGTGTATTCGGCGGCTCCCTATTTAGTGCTATGCATGGTTCCTTGATAACCTCTAGTTTGATCAGGGAAACTACTGAAAATGAATCTGCTAATGAGGGTTACAAATTTGGTCAAGAGGAAGAGACTTATAATATTGTGGCTGCTCATGGTTATTTTGGCCAATTAATCTTCCAATATGCTAGTTTCAACAACTCTCGTTCTTTACACTTCTTCTTGGCTGCTTAG